GATGTCCGTCAGGTGGCTCCTATTTCGTCAGACGAGATGTTGCATTTTCTTATCGAGATGTTTGAAGTACGATTGGGACAGATGGTTTGGGTGCAGAGATTTTTTATTCTGATCCTCTTTGAGCATCTGACGAGGTATATTTCCAGGGAGAAACTCTCTCGAGACGGGGATGACATTTTCTATGATGGTCGAAAACTTTCGGTTTCTATTGCGACAGTAAGCCCTCTCTCGGGATTGGTGCATACGGCGCTCAATATCAAACCAACGGGAGCACCTATTCCTATCTCCTGTCTTGAAGAGATGGGAATTGATCCCACAGAGTTCGGACGGACGGTGATGGAAGCCTTTTGTGTTGAGGTAGAAGGGATGGACAAAGCAAGAACGAAGGTAAGGTGGGTAGAGTAATGTTTACGGGTATTATACGGTATCAGGGCAAGATTGTTCAACTCAAACCTGCCTCAGGAGGGAAACGTTTTGTTGTGGAGACAGTTTCAGAGGTGGTAGACGCTCTCGAGGAAGGTATCACAAGTATTGCCCTGGATGGAAGTTGCCATACAGTTGAACGCAAGGATCGGAATTGTTTTGAGGTGTATTCGAGTTTTGAAACATTGGAGAGAACAACGTTGGGTGAGGCCACGGTAGGAAGAAAGCTCAATCTTGAACTTCCGGTAACACCATCGAGTTTTCTTGATGGGCATATTGTGATGGGACATGTTGATGGTATAGGCCGAATAGTCTCTCTTCGTTCGAAAGGTGAAGCTGCTCTCTATCGATTTTCTCTTTCTCCCGAACTTGCAAGATATCTGGTGGAAAAGGATTCGATAGCCATTGATGGAATAAGCCTTACGATTTTTGATATTGAGGGTGAGGTTTTCTCGGTAGCGGTGATTCCCCAAACCCTCTCCCATACGACGCTTGCTTCTAAACGGGAGGGAGACGAGGTGAATATCGAGGTACATCTTTTAGCTAAGTATGGGATAGAGTTTGCGATCCGTCAAAAGAAACGGGAGATTGCCTTAAAGGAGTGGTTGTCCTCGTAGATCCCTGAGGAGGGGCTATGAAAAAAAGGATTTGGTGGTTCTTACTGCTAGGGGTGTGGCTTTTTTCTTGTCAAAGGGTCTCACTTACCGATGAGGAACGGGTGTGGATCAAAACCCATCCTGTGATTCGCCTCGCGCCAGATCCGGATTTTCCTCCTTTTGAGTTTTTTGACGAGTGGGGTGAGTACCAGGGAATAGGGGCAGATTATGTGAGAGCGTTTTCTCGGTGGTCGGGTGTCAGGGTGGAAATCTATCACTATAGTAATTGGTCGGAGGTGCTCCAGGCTCTAAGTAACCGTGAGATTGATATGATCAACTGTGCCATT
This sequence is a window from Thermospira aquatica. Protein-coding genes within it:
- a CDS encoding DUF366 family protein — protein: MTPLWIDERITYDGRQLVSHFAYRRYGVMGDVIVGFRGPADVRISEMVDLEDVRQVAPISSDEMLHFLIEMFEVRLGQMVWVQRFFILILFEHLTRYISREKLSRDGDDIFYDGRKLSVSIATVSPLSGLVHTALNIKPTGAPIPISCLEEMGIDPTEFGRTVMEAFCVEVEGMDKARTKVRWVE
- a CDS encoding riboflavin synthase, which gives rise to MFTGIIRYQGKIVQLKPASGGKRFVVETVSEVVDALEEGITSIALDGSCHTVERKDRNCFEVYSSFETLERTTLGEATVGRKLNLELPVTPSSFLDGHIVMGHVDGIGRIVSLRSKGEAALYRFSLSPELARYLVEKDSIAIDGISLTIFDIEGEVFSVAVIPQTLSHTTLASKREGDEVNIEVHLLAKYGIEFAIRQKKREIALKEWLSS